A genomic region of Methanocorpusculum vombati contains the following coding sequences:
- a CDS encoding class I SAM-dependent methyltransferase, with amino-acid sequence MNSKTFSRIQEQLSLLSFPAGSTVLDIGSGPGTLAVPLAKRGCKVTVVEPSIPMVSAMKTYLQESGVTTDIQVIPKLWEEVKPEEIGVFDYIISSFSLAVPNLSDALDKMNNTANRQVHIFWFLSSPHWETVRRDLWPELYGEEFMGKPRSNLVWNTLYQKGIMANLTVHRMKTEYIYTSEEEALAHYWEQFPIVKEEQKDIIVNYLRTHLVPLKDGRYQFPALEHYAHIWWDII; translated from the coding sequence ATGAACAGTAAAACATTTTCACGGATACAAGAACAACTCTCCCTTCTTTCCTTCCCTGCCGGATCAACCGTGCTTGATATCGGATCCGGACCGGGAACCCTTGCCGTTCCTTTAGCGAAAAGAGGATGTAAAGTAACCGTCGTTGAACCATCCATACCAATGGTCTCCGCGATGAAAACCTACCTGCAAGAATCAGGAGTAACCACAGACATCCAGGTCATCCCCAAACTCTGGGAAGAAGTAAAACCCGAAGAAATTGGAGTATTTGACTATATCATCTCCTCATTTTCACTGGCAGTCCCCAACTTGTCCGATGCACTTGATAAAATGAACAACACGGCAAACCGGCAGGTACACATATTCTGGTTCTTGTCCAGTCCGCACTGGGAAACAGTACGCCGTGATCTCTGGCCAGAACTCTATGGAGAAGAGTTCATGGGAAAACCCCGATCCAATCTTGTCTGGAACACGCTGTATCAGAAAGGAATTATGGCGAATCTGACCGTACATCGCATGAAGACAGAATATATCTACACCTCAGAAGAAGAAGCACTGGCACACTATTGGGAACAGTTCCCCATAGTCAAAGAAGAACAAAAAGACATCATTGTGAATTATCTGAGAACACATCTAGTTCCCCTCAAAGATGGGAGGTATCAGTTCCCAGCATTAGAACACTATGCACACATATGGTGGGATATAATTTGA
- a CDS encoding ABC transporter substrate-binding protein encodes MDRGWKNYSLLGITCMILLICCISSGCVGTTGTENTGDTITITDAAGREVTIPDNPQKIAVSGSGALRYFVYLNVELDRVVIVDYGDSMLNKPSREMRPYIHAHPEIQTIPALGSQTHEVDPEKLLSSGADVLFLSMFTATRENADEIQDKTGIPVVMFYTGDYITDKDKIQDTFRMIGKIFHKEQRTEDLIAYFDSITTDLQSRIPNISEDAKPTVYIGGVSYRGSHGMDGTNPYYYPFTILEAKNIVSGYGTSESIGYVQIAKEQLLAWDPDIIFVDLATIQAAEGGAVTELKNDPSYRNMKAVRNGDVYTVNPHTSYVVNYETTLANAYYVGKILYPEQFADIDPEQKADEIYTYVVGAPVYEQLKEDVNGLSYQKLEL; translated from the coding sequence ATGGACAGAGGCTGGAAAAACTACTCTCTTCTTGGAATTACCTGTATGATTCTCCTCATCTGCTGCATCTCATCGGGATGTGTGGGAACGACAGGTACAGAAAATACCGGCGACACCATAACGATCACCGATGCGGCAGGTCGTGAAGTAACGATTCCGGATAATCCTCAAAAGATTGCAGTCAGTGGTTCGGGTGCTCTCAGGTATTTCGTTTATCTGAACGTCGAGCTGGACAGAGTTGTTATTGTAGACTATGGAGACAGCATGCTCAACAAACCCTCCAGAGAAATGCGCCCCTATATTCACGCACACCCAGAGATTCAAACAATTCCAGCTCTTGGCTCCCAGACACACGAAGTGGATCCCGAAAAACTTCTATCCTCAGGTGCCGATGTTCTCTTCCTCTCCATGTTCACTGCGACAAGAGAGAATGCCGATGAAATTCAGGATAAAACTGGAATCCCAGTAGTCATGTTCTACACAGGCGATTACATCACTGATAAAGATAAAATCCAGGACACCTTCCGTATGATAGGAAAAATCTTCCACAAAGAACAGCGTACTGAAGATCTCATAGCCTACTTTGACTCCATCACTACTGACCTTCAGTCACGCATTCCGAACATTTCAGAAGATGCAAAACCCACTGTCTACATTGGTGGTGTCTCTTATCGGGGATCTCACGGCATGGATGGGACAAACCCATACTACTACCCGTTCACTATACTCGAAGCGAAAAACATCGTAAGCGGCTATGGAACATCGGAAAGTATCGGATATGTACAGATCGCAAAAGAACAGCTTCTTGCTTGGGATCCTGACATAATCTTTGTTGATCTCGCCACTATTCAGGCTGCCGAAGGCGGTGCTGTGACGGAACTGAAGAATGATCCATCGTACCGGAATATGAAAGCGGTTCGAAATGGAGATGTGTATACGGTCAACCCGCATACCAGTTATGTTGTCAACTACGAGACCACACTTGCCAATGCATACTATGTAGGTAAAATTCTCTATCCGGAACAGTTCGCCGACATAGACCCTGAACAAAAAGCAGACGAGATTTATACCTATGTAGTAGGTGCCCCCGTCTATGAACAGCTGAAAGAAGATGTAAACGGGCTATCTTACCAGAAACTTGAGTTGTGA
- a CDS encoding iron ABC transporter substrate-binding protein: MKKIMSIGILLVLITVCLTAGCIQPSDPHETETITITDVAGREVVIPADPQRIAVSGSGSTRLVAYLGALDRVVAVDSQDGKTTQTSDLRPYGLANPGLRNLPTLGTAKGQIDPERLLAASPDLILKSVSGTDLAGEADELTAKTGIPVVLYAQYDPGTKPDEFAANLRLLGKVLGKEERAEEILKYFDAIREDLASRTKDIPDEGKPTLYVGGVAYSGSHGFYSTQPNYLPFRYLNARNTAAGADTGTGTTENAKVAKEQILAWNPDIIFVDLATLTAAGGGSIVELSTDPSYNAMTAVQTGEVYAVLPHTSMGANYETILADAYYIGKVLYPEQFADIDPAAKADEIYRFVVGAPVYEQLNANVNNLSFTKLEIPLL; the protein is encoded by the coding sequence ATGAAAAAAATAATGAGTATTGGTATCCTGCTTGTGCTGATCACCGTATGTCTCACAGCAGGATGTATTCAGCCGTCAGACCCTCATGAAACTGAAACTATCACCATAACCGATGTCGCCGGGCGTGAGGTTGTCATACCCGCCGACCCGCAGCGGATCGCCGTGTCCGGATCCGGATCAACGCGGCTTGTTGCTTACCTTGGGGCCCTGGACCGTGTCGTTGCGGTTGACAGTCAGGACGGAAAAACAACACAGACCTCCGACCTCCGTCCGTACGGTCTTGCAAACCCCGGACTGCGGAACCTTCCGACGCTGGGAACCGCCAAAGGGCAGATCGATCCCGAACGGCTGCTTGCCGCATCCCCCGACCTGATCCTCAAGAGTGTAAGCGGAACCGATCTTGCGGGCGAAGCGGATGAACTTACCGCAAAGACCGGAATTCCTGTCGTGCTGTACGCGCAGTATGATCCCGGCACAAAACCGGACGAGTTCGCCGCAAACCTGCGGCTCTTAGGAAAAGTACTCGGCAAAGAGGAACGGGCCGAAGAGATTCTGAAATACTTTGATGCAATCAGAGAGGATCTCGCCAGCCGGACAAAGGACATTCCCGACGAAGGAAAACCGACGCTGTATGTGGGAGGAGTTGCATACTCCGGATCACACGGATTTTATTCCACCCAGCCGAACTATCTGCCGTTCCGCTACCTTAACGCACGGAATACTGCCGCAGGGGCGGATACCGGCACGGGCACGACGGAGAATGCAAAAGTTGCCAAGGAACAGATTCTTGCCTGGAACCCGGACATCATCTTTGTGGACCTTGCAACGCTGACCGCAGCGGGAGGCGGATCGATTGTGGAACTCTCGACCGATCCCTCCTACAACGCAATGACCGCCGTACAGACAGGGGAGGTGTATGCGGTTCTGCCCCATACTTCGATGGGTGCAAACTATGAGACTATCCTTGCGGATGCCTATTACATCGGCAAAGTTCTCTATCCCGAACAGTTCGCCGACATCGATCCGGCAGCAAAGGCCGATGAGATCTACCGGTTCGTGGTCGGTGCTCCGGTGTACGAACAGCTGAACGCGAATGTGAACAACCTGTCGTTCACGAAACTGGAGATTCCTCTCCTGTAA
- a CDS encoding FecCD family ABC transporter permease has translation MQRENRSAPEHYRAYVGRKITLILAGIVLAVIMFFVSVSVGAVSIPIPDILATLLGGQGTGLYERIIWNIRIPQALTAVVAGAGLAIAGVAMQSILRNPLASPFTLGLSNAAAFGAAIGILMFGAGTTGSSIADAVVVNNPYLTTICAFLFSMLTTVIILLIAKMRSATPETMVLAGVAISSLFSAGLMAIQYFVDDTKLASIVFWQFGDVSRSSWMELGIITAVVVAAFAYILFKRWDYNAIDAGDETARGLGVNVERTRLFGMIAASVISAVVVAFLGVIGFVGLVCPHMVRRVIGDDHRFLIPGSFVCGAVLLLISDTVARTMIAPHVLPVAVLTAFLGAPVFLYLIIRGRRM, from the coding sequence ATGCAGCGGGAAAACAGATCTGCCCCGGAGCACTACCGGGCCTATGTGGGAAGAAAAATTACATTGATCCTCGCAGGCATTGTCCTTGCAGTCATCATGTTCTTTGTGTCGGTGTCGGTCGGAGCGGTATCCATTCCGATCCCCGACATTCTTGCAACCCTTCTCGGCGGTCAGGGAACAGGACTGTATGAACGTATCATCTGGAACATCAGAATCCCGCAGGCACTGACCGCAGTTGTTGCAGGTGCAGGCCTTGCCATTGCCGGTGTTGCCATGCAGTCGATTCTTAGAAATCCTCTTGCATCACCGTTCACGCTCGGTCTTTCCAATGCCGCAGCGTTCGGTGCTGCGATTGGTATTCTGATGTTCGGCGCAGGAACGACCGGCAGCAGCATCGCCGACGCCGTCGTCGTCAATAACCCGTATCTGACAACCATCTGTGCATTCCTCTTCAGCATGCTGACGACCGTGATCATCCTGCTGATTGCAAAGATGCGGTCGGCAACACCGGAGACGATGGTACTCGCAGGCGTTGCGATCAGTTCCCTGTTCAGTGCCGGGCTGATGGCGATTCAGTACTTCGTGGACGACACAAAGCTTGCATCCATTGTGTTCTGGCAGTTCGGCGACGTATCGCGATCCAGCTGGATGGAGCTTGGTATCATCACGGCTGTGGTGGTAGCGGCGTTTGCCTACATCCTGTTCAAACGCTGGGATTACAATGCAATCGACGCGGGAGACGAGACCGCACGCGGTCTCGGCGTGAACGTGGAACGGACCCGGCTCTTCGGCATGATAGCAGCATCCGTGATCAGTGCGGTGGTCGTGGCATTCCTCGGCGTCATCGGATTTGTCGGACTGGTCTGTCCGCACATGGTGCGGCGGGTAATCGGTGACGACCACCGGTTTTTGATTCCGGGAAGTTTCGTCTGCGGTGCGGTACTGCTGCTGATCTCAGACACGGTCGCACGTACTATGATCGCGCCGCATGTTCTGCCGGTCGCGGTTCTCACGGCGTTTCTTGGAGCGCCGGTGTTTCTGTATCTCATCATCAGGGGGCGGCGGATGTGA
- a CDS encoding ABC transporter ATP-binding protein codes for MKEEYPEHKEHHGHHVHEHSHIEGYTHIHEHSHDVPHEHHGNTPGKAILTVEGVDFEYRSDPVLQDITVGVARGEILAILGPNGVGKSTLLKCMNLILKPKTGAILLEEMDLTRMSGTEIARNVGYVAQRNESARMTVFDTVLLGRKPHLGWKVTEKDYEIVEDALRRLGLAEMQLRYIDEISGGELQRVCICRAIVQEPSVLLLDEPTSALDLCRQMAILRVIRDVVDHHNVATIMTMHDLNLALRFADRFLFMKDGKIYAACDRSGVTADMIEAVYGIAVDIVMHNNLPMVVPK; via the coding sequence GTGAAGGAAGAATATCCCGAGCACAAAGAGCATCACGGACACCATGTCCACGAACACTCGCATATCGAAGGATACACGCATATCCACGAGCATTCGCATGACGTGCCGCACGAGCATCACGGAAACACCCCCGGAAAAGCGATCCTCACGGTGGAAGGCGTAGATTTTGAGTACCGATCCGATCCGGTTTTACAGGACATCACGGTAGGCGTTGCCCGGGGAGAAATTCTTGCGATTCTCGGACCGAACGGTGTCGGCAAGTCCACACTTCTGAAGTGTATGAACCTGATCCTGAAACCCAAGACGGGAGCAATTCTTCTGGAGGAGATGGACCTTACCAGGATGTCGGGCACAGAGATTGCACGAAACGTGGGATATGTTGCCCAGCGCAATGAGTCGGCACGGATGACGGTGTTTGACACGGTGCTTCTCGGCAGAAAGCCGCATCTCGGCTGGAAGGTAACGGAGAAGGATTATGAAATCGTGGAAGACGCCCTGCGGCGTCTCGGTCTTGCCGAGATGCAGCTGCGCTACATCGATGAGATCTCCGGCGGCGAACTGCAGCGGGTCTGCATCTGCCGGGCAATTGTACAGGAGCCGTCGGTCCTTCTGCTGGATGAACCGACATCGGCGCTGGATCTCTGCCGGCAGATGGCAATTCTCCGCGTCATCCGTGACGTGGTGGATCATCATAACGTGGCAACGATTATGACGATGCATGATCTCAATCTCGCCCTGCGGTTTGCCGACCGGTTCTTATTCATGAAGGACGGAAAAATCTATGCGGCATGTGACCGGAGCGGTGTTACGGCGGACATGATCGAGGCGGTGTACGGCATTGCAGTCGATATTGTGATGCACAATAATCTGCCGATGGTGGTGCCGAAGTAA
- a CDS encoding substrate-binding periplasmic protein: MKKKIIIGILLLAVLMIMFTAGCVDSTSKQAYVIGVDTAMSPWEYIDKDGNPQGINMDLIEMIAADQGFSYTYYVPENAGWEMALVNGKIDTIGAVVITPEREDKYVFVEMPFEPTSYLVIARADSGLTLDDVLAGNASIAVFDNSVYVEWLKTHFGDAYNTMVADGKIIIKVTADELAFSVLSREADAAIAGTMTLGSQLNTYQPLKFLGFVGEPKSIGFIMRKNETDLYQKLTAGFENIQQTPEFADLVKKYNLQYRKDIYTVGIDESNEPWTYVGADGNYTGFDIEMVTWIAEQEGLDITFKPTSWKRNLNEIVTGNLDMWASSMGITDDRLRYVAFSNPYYISGIGVAVRPDSPLTKDDFEKADAKISVVYESTYSSWLEKHLGTDVYNRKIKDGSIALVADHSGMVAKLTSGEVDFIVVGDAQMKAAASKAIMKPVFIDEGVEEFGIAMSNGNFVLQSLINDGISKFISSGKSAELQKKYGV, encoded by the coding sequence ATGAAAAAGAAAATTATAATCGGAATTTTACTTCTCGCTGTACTCATGATCATGTTCACCGCGGGATGTGTTGACAGTACCAGCAAACAAGCCTACGTCATCGGCGTCGATACGGCCATGTCTCCCTGGGAGTACATCGACAAGGACGGCAATCCCCAGGGCATCAACATGGATCTGATCGAAATGATTGCAGCAGATCAGGGATTCAGTTACACGTATTATGTTCCGGAGAATGCCGGCTGGGAAATGGCTCTTGTCAACGGCAAAATTGATACCATCGGCGCAGTTGTCATTACTCCCGAGCGTGAAGACAAGTATGTATTCGTTGAAATGCCGTTTGAGCCAACCAGTTATCTGGTGATCGCACGTGCCGATTCGGGACTGACGCTCGATGATGTTTTAGCCGGAAACGCAAGCATAGCCGTTTTTGATAACAGTGTCTATGTTGAGTGGCTGAAGACTCATTTCGGTGATGCGTATAATACGATGGTTGCTGACGGAAAAATCATTATAAAAGTTACTGCCGATGAACTTGCATTTTCCGTTCTTTCACGTGAGGCGGATGCAGCAATTGCGGGTACGATGACACTGGGAAGCCAGCTGAATACGTATCAGCCGCTGAAGTTCCTAGGATTTGTCGGGGAACCGAAGAGCATCGGGTTTATCATGAGAAAGAATGAGACCGATCTGTATCAGAAACTGACCGCCGGATTCGAAAATATCCAGCAGACCCCTGAGTTTGCCGATCTCGTCAAAAAATACAACCTCCAGTACCGGAAGGATATCTACACCGTAGGAATCGATGAGTCCAATGAGCCGTGGACGTATGTCGGAGCTGACGGAAACTACACCGGGTTCGACATTGAAATGGTTACGTGGATTGCGGAGCAGGAAGGTCTGGACATTACATTCAAACCGACTTCATGGAAGAGAAACCTCAATGAGATCGTCACCGGCAACCTTGATATGTGGGCAAGCTCTATGGGAATTACCGACGACCGGCTCAGGTATGTTGCGTTCTCCAATCCGTATTATATTTCCGGCATTGGTGTCGCGGTACGACCCGACAGTCCGCTTACGAAAGATGATTTCGAGAAGGCCGACGCAAAGATTTCCGTGGTGTATGAAAGTACCTATTCCAGCTGGCTTGAGAAGCATCTGGGAACCGATGTGTACAATCGGAAGATAAAAGACGGATCAATTGCGCTGGTGGCCGATCACAGCGGAATGGTTGCAAAGTTAACCTCAGGTGAGGTTGATTTCATTGTTGTGGGAGATGCACAGATGAAGGCTGCTGCCAGTAAGGCCATAATGAAGCCGGTCTTTATCGACGAGGGTGTTGAGGAGTTTGGTATTGCCATGAGCAACGGAAACTTTGTTCTCCAGAGTCTTATCAACGACGGTATTTCCAAGTTTATCAGTTCGGGAAAGTCTGCCGAGCTGCAGAAGAAGTACGGGGTGTAA
- a CDS encoding cache domain-containing protein, with the protein MVLVLMTFAVILSSGCLNLGSTDIPETEPADLPADLNTAILDFSQDVSDLDRVISIDLYNLAEEFSGADTDTDRENIALNYYAKNPWMSNLVYYNAVSDEFIGVPVTIAEENRNFLPTPTEQMFQSSGGTIHYSAVFNPDKGYQELDTAAVHDGNGTYIGYFIILYDFYAILNQHPMMIHKEKSYADYILFVVDESDGKVVYASKPEATGVIISEKSPYYDDQALILPETDKSGAYKYTSRAFYTYNSGLTTEKITAWKNIPAYKRTYKVYLIQELNKPPLTTEKVFAPATAETIDNVIDLFVFSSNFGKEAAIARVNAQHYSTPIYILDMEGKVLASPYKGQTGLNFLNNRGAYGYAYTKGMVNTVLHGGGFVYYAYPIEGTVTSNAAQFSNSYVLPLDDDCFVLGYFSADTDVLIVDQQKREDVVSVSREIIRRAIEEGVDSVAYEINTASRSDAGYFVPSIQSEINEISIMDFNGFVYASIKNPATVGEVVMDYVDVYGGSTTRKEIMLAKSYGGFMVDLTANKTRDGYVDLWLLSVEPIGEEKFVLTSVLIGTYEDLLTPYYEVR; encoded by the coding sequence TTGGTACTGGTGCTGATGACCTTCGCTGTCATCCTTTCCTCAGGATGTCTTAACCTGGGCAGTACAGACATCCCTGAAACAGAACCTGCTGATCTGCCTGCCGATCTCAATACAGCTATCCTTGACTTTTCGCAGGATGTATCCGATCTGGACCGTGTCATTTCCATAGATCTCTACAATCTTGCGGAAGAGTTCAGTGGCGCAGATACGGATACGGACCGGGAAAATATTGCCCTGAACTATTATGCAAAGAATCCATGGATGAGCAACCTCGTCTATTACAATGCGGTAAGCGACGAATTCATTGGCGTGCCCGTCACGATAGCCGAAGAAAATAGAAACTTTTTACCGACCCCGACCGAGCAGATGTTTCAGTCATCCGGCGGAACCATACATTACAGCGCAGTGTTCAATCCCGACAAAGGATATCAGGAACTCGACACCGCCGCAGTTCATGACGGAAACGGAACCTACATCGGATACTTCATCATTCTCTACGATTTCTACGCCATACTGAACCAGCACCCGATGATGATCCACAAAGAGAAATCATACGCTGACTACATCCTCTTTGTTGTCGATGAATCTGACGGAAAAGTAGTGTACGCATCAAAACCCGAAGCAACTGGTGTCATAATCTCCGAAAAATCTCCGTATTATGATGATCAGGCACTCATTCTCCCCGAGACAGACAAATCAGGAGCGTACAAATATACCAGCCGGGCATTCTATACCTACAACTCCGGTCTCACCACCGAAAAAATAACCGCATGGAAAAACATCCCTGCATACAAGAGAACCTACAAAGTCTATCTCATACAGGAACTCAACAAGCCTCCGTTAACAACGGAGAAGGTATTTGCCCCCGCAACAGCGGAGACCATAGACAATGTGATCGACCTGTTTGTATTCTCGTCAAACTTCGGAAAAGAGGCTGCCATTGCACGGGTAAATGCCCAGCACTATTCAACACCTATCTATATCCTTGACATGGAAGGAAAGGTACTTGCATCGCCGTACAAAGGTCAGACTGGGCTGAACTTCCTCAACAATCGCGGTGCATACGGATATGCCTACACCAAGGGAATGGTGAACACCGTCCTTCACGGAGGAGGTTTTGTTTACTACGCATACCCGATCGAAGGGACCGTAACATCCAATGCAGCCCAGTTCAGTAACTCCTATGTTCTTCCTCTCGATGACGACTGTTTTGTTCTCGGGTACTTCTCTGCCGATACCGATGTCCTCATTGTTGACCAGCAGAAGAGAGAGGATGTTGTATCGGTTTCCCGGGAGATCATCAGACGTGCAATAGAGGAAGGTGTCGACAGTGTTGCGTATGAGATCAACACCGCCAGCAGATCAGATGCAGGATACTTTGTTCCTTCTATTCAATCGGAGATAAACGAGATTTCCATAATGGATTTCAACGGGTTTGTGTATGCTTCCATTAAGAACCCCGCTACTGTCGGAGAGGTTGTAATGGATTATGTTGATGTGTACGGCGGTTCGACCACCAGAAAAGAGATCATGCTTGCAAAGTCATACGGGGGATTCATGGTTGATCTGACTGCAAACAAGACACGGGACGGATACGTCGATTTATGGCTCTTATCGGTAGAGCCGATCGGTGAAGAGAAATTTGTTCTTACGTCCGTTTTAATCGGAACGTATGAAGATCTGCTGACCCCCTACTACGAGGTTCGATAG
- a CDS encoding PAS domain S-box protein translates to MNESAGDFSDILSLLKDNPRGMSVTEIAEAAHLNRNTIARYMDTLLVSGQVEMRTFGKAKVFFISKRVPVSAMLNLSSEMVLLVDGDLRVIQVNEALLSFLSVTSDEITGSLIYEGPAKPLCSDMLTDQIRHAIRGETVRGELRIFRNNQEYYLDQKIYPMVLADGKPGVTVVLDDITEHVRAEAALEQSEAMFRRLVETVQDCIWSVDEHAIIRYISPQITTICGYSPNEMFGRRFSDFMPPGAGVRFSWELTAEISRESGFTLLEFPFICKDGTRIYCEFSGTPVVLDEESNMFLGYNGALRNVTDRRNAEQGVKRWKLFLDGVMDNIPGIIIVTDVKTNSIVYSNLAAEQFLHMSRSEIRSLTSSKLLSRLGSGHLIDAHDQVKAFRKPVNVPEDRVEVDGTVHYISARVLPMVLSADREYLLTMATDISDEVADRNRQLLTRELAFVLEGISSTQEIWGPAMEMLPNISGFEAVAVYQRSIFDDYVLFMSRKGRFAPAIPRDSIVDRIVRKGEPAIFDQYRMGLFLEGTLAIMDNAASLVLMPIVHESRTVACIVLGSTAPQLPDTVLRGILMSTAFQISTVASRCLLQEKLQRERDRTRSYLDVAGVMLVVVGRDGVIEMINRYGAKLLGYTEADLIGRNWFEMIVPDTVRESRLAAFEQMVSGMLNVEDRVYHGPVRCSDGTVKSIRWRNSLLREECGSVAGVVSSGEIIPEEENR, encoded by the coding sequence ATGAACGAGTCGGCAGGCGATTTTTCCGATATTCTTTCTCTTCTCAAGGACAATCCCCGCGGGATGTCAGTCACGGAGATCGCAGAGGCCGCTCACCTGAACCGCAACACCATCGCACGCTACATGGATACGCTTCTTGTCTCCGGGCAGGTAGAGATGCGAACGTTTGGCAAAGCAAAAGTTTTCTTCATCTCCAAACGCGTCCCGGTCTCTGCAATGCTGAATCTCTCCTCGGAGATGGTGCTGCTGGTTGACGGGGATCTTCGCGTCATTCAGGTAAATGAGGCGCTGCTCTCCTTTTTGTCCGTAACCTCCGACGAGATTACCGGCTCCCTCATCTATGAAGGCCCTGCAAAACCGCTCTGCAGTGACATGCTCACGGATCAGATCCGCCATGCCATTCGCGGAGAGACCGTCCGGGGTGAACTGCGGATATTCCGGAATAATCAGGAGTATTATCTGGATCAGAAGATCTATCCTATGGTTCTCGCCGACGGAAAACCGGGTGTCACCGTCGTCCTCGATGACATCACCGAACATGTCCGCGCAGAGGCTGCTCTGGAACAGAGTGAAGCAATGTTTCGCAGGCTCGTTGAAACGGTGCAGGACTGTATCTGGTCGGTGGATGAACATGCGATCATCCGCTATATCAGTCCGCAGATTACCACCATCTGCGGCTACTCCCCCAACGAGATGTTCGGCAGACGGTTCTCCGATTTCATGCCTCCCGGTGCCGGAGTACGATTTTCCTGGGAACTCACCGCCGAAATATCCCGTGAGAGCGGATTCACCCTGCTTGAGTTTCCGTTTATCTGCAAAGACGGGACCCGCATCTACTGCGAGTTCTCCGGAACCCCCGTGGTTCTTGACGAGGAGTCAAACATGTTCCTCGGCTATAACGGGGCTCTGCGCAACGTCACGGATCGCCGAAATGCCGAGCAGGGCGTCAAACGGTGGAAGCTGTTCCTTGACGGTGTCATGGATAATATTCCGGGCATCATCATCGTAACCGATGTGAAAACAAATTCCATCGTCTATTCCAACCTTGCCGCAGAACAGTTTCTGCACATGAGCCGGTCCGAGATCCGGAGTCTCACCTCCTCCAAACTTCTCTCCCGTCTTGGTTCCGGTCACCTGATCGACGCCCATGATCAGGTGAAGGCGTTCCGTAAACCGGTCAACGTCCCCGAGGATCGCGTCGAGGTGGACGGGACGGTTCATTACATCTCCGCACGCGTGCTGCCGATGGTTCTTTCCGCGGACCGCGAGTATCTGCTGACGATGGCAACCGACATCTCCGATGAAGTCGCGGATCGGAATCGTCAGCTGCTGACGCGGGAACTTGCGTTTGTGCTGGAAGGCATTTCCAGTACACAGGAGATCTGGGGGCCGGCAATGGAGATGCTGCCGAACATCAGCGGATTTGAAGCGGTCGCCGTGTATCAGCGGAGTATTTTTGACGACTACGTTCTGTTCATGTCCCGGAAAGGACGGTTTGCTCCGGCAATTCCCCGCGACTCGATTGTGGATCGCATTGTCCGCAAAGGTGAGCCGGCAATCTTTGACCAGTACCGGATGGGGCTGTTTCTGGAAGGAACCCTCGCCATCATGGACAATGCCGCATCCCTTGTTCTCATGCCGATTGTACACGAAAGCAGAACGGTTGCCTGTATTGTGCTTGGTTCAACCGCGCCGCAGCTGCCGGATACCGTGCTTCGCGGCATTCTGATGTCAACGGCATTCCAGATCAGTACGGTTGCTTCCCGCTGTCTGTTACAGGAGAAACTTCAGCGGGAACGCGATCGTACCCGGAGTTATCTGGATGTCGCGGGAGTTATGCTGGTTGTTGTTGGTCGTGACGGAGTAATCGAGATGATTAACCGGTACGGCGCAAAACTTCTCGGATACACCGAGGCTGATCTGATCGGCAGGAACTGGTTTGAGATGATCGTTCCGGATACCGTGCGGGAAAGTCGGCTTGCGGCGTTTGAACAGATGGTGTCCGGAATGCTGAATGTTGAGGATCGGGTGTATCACGGTCCGGTACGTTGCAGTGACGGCACGGTAAAATCGATACGGTGGCGGAACTCCCTTCTCCGGGAAGAATGCGGAAGCGTTGCCGGTGTCGTCTCTTCCGGAGAAATCATCCCGGAAGAGGAAAACCGCTGA